Sequence from the Drosophila innubila isolate TH190305 chromosome 3L unlocalized genomic scaffold, UK_Dinn_1.0 0_D_3L, whole genome shotgun sequence genome:
AGGACAATTTGAACGCCACTTGCTCAGTTACTTAAAAACCTAATTGTTTTTGCAAGCAGTTCAGATGCTTATCGCTTGCAACTGATCCGTTTTTGTCAAGCAGTTTAATCGCTCATTTATCTAAAACGCAAACTAGACTCGCAAGCAGTTCAGCTGCCCATCTGTTTATCTCCAACGATTGATCTGTCGACAATTAGTAAAAATTCTTGGCACACGCACAGCATAAAATGCCGACGTCAGTTGTTGGCACAGGGGATGCattcaatttacatttttacttaaattttattgaataaagtagaggaatttatttgaaaatgttgacCCAAATTGCTGTTTACTTGTCAACGTACGATGCGCCAGTGTTGTACAACGGCTGCAATCGTTGTGGATATTTGCGCAAATAGTCGGAATAATGTTTGGCATATTTTGCCTCAAAGTCGCGATGAGACAACGACTGAGGTGGTTCAAAGTAATTGTtggggttgttgttgctgtagttgttgggGGCCAGTGAGCGATTACCGCCAATACGAACAATTTGTTCCTCCTCGCGTCGGGAATCCGCCACTGCAAGCAGTTCACGTTGCTCTAGTTCTTGTTGTGATTgcggttgtggttgttgtgtgTAGTAAAAGTGGCCGGGTGCATTGTTGTAATTGTGATTGGCAGCACGTGTTGTCGGcacattgttgtagttgttgtaattgtcGTAATTGTTGTCCGGCTCAATAGTGGAATAGGTTTCCCTATTGTTGTAGTAATTAATAGGCAAATAACGTCGATCCTGGTTGCCGTCGAGTCTGTTGCCCTGCTCAGTAACAACAATAGGAGCAGACGACCATATGGACTGTCCAGTTGCAGGATATTGTTGATTGTAGGTCACTGGTATGTCTGGATAGACActaggttgttgttgttgttgttgatgtacCTGTTGTTGACTGTTGTGGTCATAAAACTGTCTGTTGTACAATGGTGACGCATATTGAGTCGCAGTAAGTGTCGGcgatattaataataacactGCTAACTGAAAAGCATTGTTAtgtaacaacaaattaatcatCTGTGTGCTTAATAATAGCAATCCCATCATTAGTTAAAACACTCACCCACTCACAACAGCTAGAACTGATGCTGATCCGTCCTGTTTGCCGCATTGTTACTTACTGTTAGAATGAGTTATGCTAATAACGTATTTATATTAGGTTTCAACACATACTCGTAGTATAGAAAATCAGGCAGGTTTTCAAGCTCTCCCCCAAGGTAAATGATGAGTTGTTGTTCGGGGCAAGGCAGGCGGCGACAGCTCTCAGAAGTTTTTCTCACGCACGACTACGTTGACTACGATGACTTCGTTGAGGCAGCCCTGACAGCTAAATAGACTTTGAATCGTCAACAAATGAGTCTTACTCTGACTCTGAGTCTGGCTTcgaattatacaaaaaattaagtgCGATTGCGGTGTCACGTACTGCAATTAGAGATAAATTAATGCTAGCGTCAATTAAAGTGGGAGTAAAGCAGTGCagcactttatttaaattaattcaacaaGCAGTGCACTGCGCACTGCCTGCTGTGCTGTAAACTGCTTGATTGCTGGTTAACTCAACTGTTTTGTTTCATTCCATCATTCCACAGATGAAAACACCCGCCATACAGAACGACTTCAGTTACTACAGACGCATTGTGAGCCGACAGCGCGTGGATTCCACAGAGAATATGTTGGTCAGCACGGAGTTGGCCAACCGCATGTCCCTGTTCTATGCccatgccacgcccatgcTGAAGGTGCTCAGCGAGGCCACATCCAAGTTTGTGAACGATAATGCCGACGATGTGCAGAACACAACAGAAACGCTTGGCACAATGGCCAAAGTGTGCCTACGCATGCTGGAGAATCCGTAAGTGGCAATcccaatatatatttaaatatatttaattaattatatgacttccctttttttttttagcaaactGCTGCAACAGATCGAGCGGGAGGAGACACAAATGCTGGTGCTGCGTGTTATGGTCGGCCTGGTCATACTCTACGATCATGTGCATCCAGTTGGAGCATTTGCCCGTGGCGCCCACGTGGATGTGAAGGGATGTGTGCGATTGCTGCAGGCACAGCCGGCGATAAAGGCGGAACCGCTGCTCAATGCCCTGCGGTATACGACAAAGCATTTAAATGAGGAGAATACGCCGAAGAATATACGCAATATGCTGGCCGCATAATGTCGGAGGCCGGGGTGGCGGGAGTCGGGAGGCGGGGGATTAAGCCAAAATGCAAGCGCCCACAAACGTTTTGTTTATGTGTACAATTTGTAacgttaattttgtttaaagattaattcgatttttcttaatttatgtaattaatagGCTTCTATTCTACgacgagtacgagtatatatatacattacatatatataatacttattacttatgtttatattgtgtgtgagtgttgtgcAAAAAGGAGGCAGCCtctagttttatttatgcatttccaGCATTTGTcgtattaattttgtaatttttgcgTGTTGTGTATTATTTAGCGCCTCCTtctgaattaaatatatcaacAACATGGaaaacaacagtaacaacaacaacaacaaaaagatcAACAAACAACcaagcaacaaaacaatatttagCTCATAATTTAGCACTAATATTAAGTAATGAACAAatctaaaacaacaaattgattatcGATGAAACGATGAAAATTTAGCgcaaagtataaaaattatagaaatgaaTATcctaaatttcaatttcaaactaCTAAACACAgagattataaatattaaatacgttttttaaatcaaatttagcatatttttttgtacatgactacataataaatgaataaaaaattctattattaattatgaaacAATTACAATACATACCAACTAAAATGGCCTGAACaaactgatgatgatgatgatgaatgaAAAACCACACGCAGTAAAAACGCAGatgcatttatatttccacaactgaatgaaatgaaaattagaACATTTGATAAACGTATTTAAACGGAcctttatacatatacatatgtctgATTCGGACAGAAAGCTGcgcaataataatttatttttaagatttacaaatagaaatttataaaatgtcaaaatttgtaccaaaaaatcaaaaaaaaaaaaaaaacaaatacatgaagattta
This genomic interval carries:
- the LOC117788853 gene encoding probable serine/threonine-protein kinase cdc7, with protein sequence MRQTGRISISSSCCEWLAVLLLISPTLTATQYASPLYNRQFYDHNSQQQVHQQQQQQPSVYPDIPVTYNQQYPATGQSIWSSAPIVVTEQGNRLDGNQDRRYLPINYYNNRETYSTIEPDNNYDNYNNYNNVPTTRAANHNYNNAPGHFYYTQQPQPQSQQELEQRELLAVADSRREEEQIVRIGGNRSLAPNNYSNNNPNNYFEPPQSLSHRDFEAKYAKHYSDYLRKYPQRLQPLYNTGASYVDK
- the LOC117788852 gene encoding CYFIP-related Rac1 interactor B — protein: MGKLLSLLSRDDSNCCAAKSYDVFLDFENAAPTDTEREVYDEVERVLKESEIVLDEIQIYKGANKEIREAIADPSPEVQAKAWSAVLPLVMKLRRCYEHSLELDKIVPKLLGQLVGGKLNPTQHLETQQALVKQLAEILEFVLKFDEYKMKTPAIQNDFSYYRRIVSRQRVDSTENMLVSTELANRMSLFYAHATPMLKVLSEATSKFVNDNADDVQNTTETLGTMAKVCLRMLENPKLLQQIEREETQMLVLRVMVGLVILYDHVHPVGAFARGAHVDVKGCVRLLQAQPAIKAEPLLNALRYTTKHLNEENTPKNIRNMLAA